A stretch of Coxiella endosymbiont of Amblyomma sculptum DNA encodes these proteins:
- the tpiA gene encoding triose-phosphate isomerase — protein MFRRLFIAGNWKMHGTFKKVTKLLEDLKYGCGRVETAELAVFPPYLFIPQCKRVLVQTQIVWGAQNVSEYEDGAYTGEVSATMLRDFSCRYVIVGHSERRRLYKEKNKSVIQKIQKSVENGIFPVLCIGETKEQRAEGKTLEVIREQLAIVLRMHENSIPLYGIIIAYEPIWAVGTGESATPVQVETIHTFIREQLKLCDIVLAESTRILYGGSVQSSNAKDFFQMSNVDGVLVGKASLQAEQFLQIGEQCN, from the coding sequence TTGTTTCGTCGTCTGTTTATAGCAGGAAATTGGAAGATGCACGGAACTTTTAAGAAAGTCACTAAGCTGCTGGAAGATTTAAAATACGGTTGCGGTCGTGTAGAAACGGCAGAGTTAGCTGTTTTTCCTCCTTATCTTTTCATTCCACAATGTAAAAGAGTGCTGGTACAAACTCAGATTGTCTGGGGAGCCCAAAATGTTTCTGAATATGAAGATGGAGCTTATACAGGTGAAGTGTCAGCAACTATGTTGCGAGATTTTTCGTGTCGATATGTTATCGTCGGTCATTCTGAAAGGAGAAGATTGTATAAAGAGAAAAATAAATCTGTGATTCAAAAAATACAGAAATCTGTGGAGAATGGAATTTTTCCTGTACTGTGTATTGGAGAAACTAAAGAACAACGTGCGGAAGGAAAAACGTTGGAAGTTATTCGAGAACAGCTTGCGATTGTGTTGCGTATGCACGAGAATTCAATTCCGTTGTATGGAATCATAATCGCTTATGAACCTATATGGGCTGTTGGAACTGGCGAAAGTGCCACTCCGGTTCAAGTGGAGACAATTCACACTTTTATTCGAGAACAATTGAAACTATGCGATATTGTATTAGCCGAAAGTACGCGAATTTTGTATGGAGGTAGTGTACAATCTAGCAATGCGAAAGATTTTTTTCAAATGTCAAATGTTGATGGTGTTTTGGTGGGAAAAGCTTCTCTACAGGCAGAACAGTTCTTGCAAATAGGGGAACAATGCAATTAA
- the secG gene encoding preprotein translocase subunit SecG: MQLIALIVHVLVSVFLTGLVLLQRGKGANTSASFGGRTSDTMFGSVGATPFLVKATIVLAAGFFITSIGLSYLASHPLNARHNGILYGKRSVEDFLRIKRS; the protein is encoded by the coding sequence ATGCAATTAATTGCACTAATTGTCCACGTTTTGGTTTCAGTTTTTCTGACCGGGTTGGTGTTGTTGCAGCGTGGGAAAGGAGCCAATACAAGTGCTTCTTTCGGTGGAAGAACGTCTGACACTATGTTTGGAAGCGTAGGGGCAACTCCTTTTTTGGTAAAGGCAACGATTGTCTTAGCAGCTGGTTTTTTTATCACAAGTATTGGTCTGAGTTATTTGGCCTCGCATCCTTTGAATGCGAGACACAATGGGATACTTTATGGGAAAAGATCTGTTGAAGATTTTTTAAGGATCAAACGAAGTTAG
- a CDS encoding NADH-quinone oxidoreductase subunit A, which yields MLFHYLPILVSIVISVFIGVLALIIGWILGPHKSYRDKLSPYECGFEVFQDARAPFNVRFCLVAILFVIFDTETAFLFPWAVVLRHISYLGFWAMMVFLTILVIGFIYEWKCGALDWSGFEKVNETIFK from the coding sequence ATGTTGTTTCATTATCTTCCAATTCTGGTGTCTATTGTAATCAGTGTCTTTATTGGAGTACTTGCTCTGATAATAGGTTGGATATTAGGACCCCATAAATCGTATAGAGATAAATTGTCTCCTTACGAATGTGGTTTCGAGGTTTTTCAGGACGCCCGAGCACCTTTTAATGTTCGTTTTTGTTTGGTGGCTATTCTCTTTGTTATTTTTGATACAGAAACTGCCTTTTTATTTCCATGGGCAGTTGTTTTACGTCACATTAGTTATCTGGGATTCTGGGCAATGATGGTTTTTTTGACAATTTTGGTGATTGGGTTTATTTATGAATGGAAATGTGGCGCTCTAGATTGGAGTGGATTTGAAAAAGTAAATGAAACAATTTTTAAATAG
- a CDS encoding NuoB/complex I 20 kDa subunit family protein has translation MKQFLNREGFLLTSIDDLVRWARSNSLWPMTFGLACCAIEMMQCASSRYDLDRFGAGLFRPSPRQADVMIVAGTLCNKMAPALRKVYDQMAEPRWVISMGSCANGGGYYYYSYSVVRGCDRIVPVDLYVPGCPPTAEALFYGIMQLRNKIRYKNTFDRKDLGGKEGCPIRI, from the coding sequence ATGAAACAATTTTTAAATAGAGAAGGATTTCTTCTTACGTCAATTGACGATTTAGTTCGATGGGCTCGTAGCAATTCTCTATGGCCTATGACGTTTGGACTTGCGTGCTGTGCAATTGAGATGATGCAATGTGCTTCTTCTCGCTACGATTTGGATCGTTTTGGAGCGGGATTGTTTCGCCCTAGCCCTCGTCAAGCTGACGTAATGATTGTGGCCGGTACATTGTGTAATAAGATGGCTCCTGCGCTACGTAAAGTTTATGATCAGATGGCTGAACCTCGATGGGTGATTTCTATGGGTTCCTGTGCAAACGGAGGGGGGTATTATTACTATTCATATTCTGTAGTGCGAGGTTGTGATCGCATTGTACCAGTAGATTTGTATGTTCCAGGTTGCCCTCCTACGGCAGAAGCTTTGTTCTACGGCATTATGCAGCTAAGAAATAAGATTCGATATAAAAATACATTCGATCGAAAAGATTTGGGAGGAAAGGAAGGATGTCCGATAAGAATTTAA
- a CDS encoding NADH-quinone oxidoreductase subunit C, which produces MSDKNLIEVIADRFSNLIKNLNQKFDMPTIELSPDRLLEVCTALRDEPEFHFELLLDVCGVDYLEYGIGEWRTEETKNTGFSRGSQREIQKKEMVWNKKQPRFASVYHLLSLRHNHRLRIKVYLDSDSPTVPSVVTVWKSANWYEREAFDLFGIVFEGHPDLRRLLTDYGFIGYPFRKDFPLIGKVELRYDATQQRCVYDPVSIQSRILVPKVVRSDNRYKSEKRKNGRDS; this is translated from the coding sequence ATGTCCGATAAGAATTTAATTGAGGTCATCGCAGACCGTTTTTCGAATCTTATAAAGAATCTAAATCAAAAATTTGATATGCCTACAATAGAATTGTCTCCTGATCGTCTTCTGGAAGTATGTACAGCTTTACGAGATGAACCCGAGTTCCATTTTGAGCTACTATTGGATGTATGTGGTGTGGATTATCTAGAATACGGCATCGGCGAATGGCGTACTGAAGAAACAAAAAATACAGGTTTTTCTCGAGGCTCGCAAAGAGAGATACAGAAAAAAGAAATGGTTTGGAATAAGAAACAACCCCGATTCGCTTCTGTTTATCATTTACTATCGCTACGTCATAATCATCGTTTGAGGATAAAAGTTTATCTTGATAGCGATTCTCCGACTGTACCTTCCGTTGTTACGGTGTGGAAATCGGCGAATTGGTATGAGCGAGAGGCCTTTGATCTTTTTGGTATTGTTTTTGAAGGTCATCCCGACTTGAGACGATTGTTGACCGATTATGGTTTCATTGGTTATCCTTTTCGTAAGGATTTTCCCTTGATTGGAAAGGTTGAACTTCGCTATGATGCAACACAACAACGTTGTGTTTATGATCCTGTAAGTATTCAATCTCGAATACTAGTGCCAAAAGTAGTGCGTTCTGACAATCGCTACAAAAGCGAAAAACGAAAGAATGGCCGAGATTCGTAA
- a CDS encoding NADH-quinone oxidoreductase subunit D, whose product MAEIRNFTFNFGPQHPAAHGVLRLIIEVDGEVVRRVDPHIGLLHRATEKLAESKPYNQTIGYMDRLDYVSTMANEHGYVLAIEKLLEIEPPIRAKYIRTLFDEITRILNHLLWLGAHALDMGAMTVFLYCFREREDLMDCYEAVSGARMHATYYRPGGVYRDLPDSMPKYKPSYWHSEKEVKKLNKARSGSLLDFIWNFTERFPKLIDEYETLLTDNRIWKQRTVDIGIVSPERALQLGFTGPMLRASGVAWDLRKKQPYAAYDRVDFDIPIGSKGDCYDRYLVRIEEMRQSNHIMRQCIDWLQKNPGPVVIDNHKIVPPKREVMKRDMEALIHHFKLFTEGYIVPEGESYAAVEQPKGEFGVYIISDGSNKPYRVKVRAASYPHLAAINEMCQGHMISDLVAIISSIDIVFGEIDR is encoded by the coding sequence ATGGCCGAGATTCGTAATTTCACTTTTAATTTTGGACCGCAACATCCTGCGGCTCACGGTGTATTGAGATTGATTATCGAAGTAGACGGTGAAGTGGTTCGGAGAGTAGATCCCCATATTGGTCTTTTACATCGCGCTACGGAAAAATTAGCGGAAAGTAAACCGTACAATCAAACAATTGGTTATATGGATCGTTTGGACTATGTATCGACAATGGCTAATGAACACGGATACGTGTTGGCGATTGAAAAATTGCTAGAAATCGAACCGCCAATTCGTGCGAAATATATTCGCACGCTATTTGATGAAATTACACGAATATTGAATCATTTATTGTGGTTAGGCGCTCATGCTTTGGATATGGGAGCAATGACTGTTTTTCTTTATTGTTTTCGTGAACGAGAAGACTTGATGGATTGTTATGAGGCTGTATCTGGTGCTCGGATGCATGCTACTTATTATCGTCCGGGTGGTGTTTATCGGGATCTACCAGACAGTATGCCAAAATATAAACCTTCATACTGGCACAGCGAAAAGGAAGTTAAAAAATTGAATAAAGCTCGATCGGGTTCTTTATTGGATTTTATTTGGAATTTTACTGAGCGATTTCCTAAATTAATAGATGAATACGAAACGCTACTGACAGACAATCGAATTTGGAAACAACGTACTGTGGATATTGGAATTGTCTCTCCAGAACGAGCTTTACAATTGGGTTTTACTGGACCGATGTTGCGTGCATCCGGTGTCGCATGGGATCTTAGAAAAAAACAACCTTATGCGGCCTATGACCGAGTAGATTTTGATATTCCTATTGGAAGTAAAGGTGATTGTTACGATCGTTATTTAGTACGAATTGAAGAAATGCGTCAATCAAACCACATTATGCGTCAGTGTATAGATTGGCTACAAAAAAATCCTGGTCCTGTAGTAATCGATAACCATAAAATTGTTCCACCGAAGCGCGAAGTTATGAAACGAGATATGGAAGCGCTCATTCACCACTTTAAATTGTTTACTGAAGGTTATATTGTCCCTGAAGGGGAGTCTTATGCTGCTGTAGAGCAACCTAAAGGTGAATTTGGAGTGTACATTATTTCCGACGGATCCAATAAGCCTTATCGTGTTAAAGTGCGGGCGGCAAGCTATCCTCATCTGGCCGCAATAAATGAAATGTGCCAAGGGCATATGATTTCTGATTTGGTCGCTATCATTTCTAGTATTGATATTGTTTTTGGTGAAATAGACCGTTAA
- a CDS encoding NADH-quinone oxidoreductase subunit NuoE family protein, with protein MEQKIDSAPFVISTEVKKEIDLWLKKYPNDQKRSAVVPALLFVQRQNGGWLSATSIEAVSNYLDLPKIWVYEVATFYDMFNLKPIGKYKIGICQNISCFLRGSDAIVLCVKDRLRIDIDETTSDGLFTLKSVECIAACGGAPVCQINDRECYENLTPKKILTLIDKLERRTKRNGS; from the coding sequence ATGGAACAAAAAATTGATTCTGCTCCATTTGTTATCAGTACAGAAGTGAAAAAAGAAATTGACCTCTGGCTGAAAAAATATCCAAACGATCAAAAACGATCGGCTGTTGTACCAGCATTGTTGTTTGTACAGAGACAAAACGGTGGGTGGTTAAGCGCAACGTCAATAGAAGCTGTTTCGAATTACTTAGACCTACCAAAAATATGGGTTTATGAAGTGGCTACTTTTTACGATATGTTCAATTTGAAACCAATTGGAAAATACAAAATTGGAATTTGTCAAAACATATCTTGTTTCTTGCGGGGAAGCGATGCAATCGTCTTGTGTGTCAAAGATCGATTAAGAATTGATATTGATGAAACCACCTCCGACGGTCTGTTTACTTTAAAAAGTGTAGAATGCATAGCTGCTTGCGGAGGAGCTCCTGTATGTCAGATTAATGATCGTGAGTGTTATGAAAATTTAACTCCGAAAAAAATATTAACCTTAATTGACAAATTAGAACGAAGGACGAAAAGAAATGGTTCTTAA
- the nuoF gene encoding NADH-quinone oxidoreductase subunit NuoF yields MVLNAVCYRTLHLSKPWTLKAYESVGGYTALQKILREKIPPVQIVNEIKISCLRGRGGAGFLTGLKWELFPCNSREQKYIICNSDESEPGTFKDRDILRFNPHQVLEGIAITCYALQVKIGYNFLRGEFWEPFNRCEQALLEARDAGFIGKDVLNSGIDIEIYNHFSAGAYICGEETALLNSLEGKRGWPRFKPPFPANFGLYGYPSIINNTETFASIPVILEKGGTWFSNLGIPKNGGTKIFSVSGHVEKPGNYEVPLGTPFSDLLEMAGGMLRGSKLKAVIPGGSSMPVLPAGIIMKATMSFDGIAEVGSMLGSGGVIVMNHSTCMVGVLQRISKFYMHESCGQCTPCREGTGWMYRLVYRIETGEGTKQDLIQLGRIARGIEGRTICAFGEAASWPVTGMLKHFYDEFLYHIQYGRCVV; encoded by the coding sequence ATGGTTCTTAATGCAGTTTGTTATCGCACTCTACATTTATCCAAACCTTGGACACTGAAAGCATATGAGAGTGTCGGAGGTTACACAGCATTACAAAAAATTCTTAGAGAAAAAATACCTCCTGTACAGATTGTTAACGAAATTAAGATTTCTTGTTTACGAGGCAGAGGAGGAGCCGGATTTTTAACAGGACTAAAATGGGAGCTTTTTCCATGCAACAGTCGGGAACAAAAATATATTATTTGTAATTCCGATGAAAGCGAACCAGGAACATTCAAAGATCGTGATATTTTGCGATTTAATCCTCACCAAGTATTGGAAGGAATTGCAATCACTTGTTATGCATTACAGGTGAAAATTGGTTATAATTTTTTACGTGGAGAATTTTGGGAGCCTTTCAATCGGTGTGAGCAAGCGTTATTAGAAGCGCGAGACGCTGGGTTTATTGGAAAGGACGTTTTAAATTCAGGAATCGATATCGAAATTTACAATCATTTTAGTGCTGGTGCGTACATTTGCGGTGAAGAGACAGCTCTTTTAAATTCTTTAGAAGGAAAAAGAGGGTGGCCTCGATTCAAACCGCCTTTTCCTGCTAATTTTGGATTGTATGGATACCCTAGTATTATTAATAATACTGAAACTTTTGCCTCTATACCGGTGATTTTAGAAAAAGGAGGAACATGGTTTTCCAATTTAGGGATACCAAAAAATGGAGGAACTAAAATTTTTTCTGTGAGTGGACATGTAGAGAAACCAGGAAACTATGAGGTACCTTTAGGCACCCCGTTTTCTGATTTACTAGAAATGGCGGGAGGTATGCTCAGGGGTAGTAAGCTAAAGGCGGTAATTCCTGGAGGTAGCTCAATGCCTGTACTTCCAGCTGGAATTATAATGAAAGCTACTATGAGTTTTGATGGAATCGCAGAAGTAGGATCTATGTTGGGTTCTGGAGGTGTTATTGTAATGAATCATTCTACTTGTATGGTAGGAGTGTTGCAACGTATTTCCAAATTTTATATGCACGAATCCTGCGGTCAATGTACGCCTTGTCGAGAAGGTACAGGGTGGATGTATCGTCTAGTTTATCGAATTGAAACAGGAGAAGGAACTAAACAAGATTTAATACAGCTTGGTCGGATAGCTCGAGGTATCGAAGGTCGTACCATTTGCGCTTTTGGAGAAGCCGCTTCATGGCCTGTTACCGGAATGCTCAAACATTTTTACGACGAATTTCTGTACCACATACAATACGGGAGGTGTGTGGTGTAA
- the nuoG gene encoding NADH-quinone oxidoreductase subunit NuoG, with translation MFEIEIDNKKITVEKKVSIIEAADRIGIYIPSFCYHKKLSIAANCRMCLVEVQGIVKLLPACATLVTPGMKVLTKSQKVIEAQRFVMEFLLINHPLDCPICDQGGECELQDLSMGFGRSRSDYVEQKRTVFSEDIGPLIKTEITRCIQCTRCVRFGEEIAGLPEFGVINRGEKSVISAYIKYLIQSELSGNVIDICPVGALTDKPAQYRGRGWEFCEIPTIAPHDCVGGNIFLHSRCKEFSPQHEIVRSVPRENEMVNETWMSDRDRFSHFGLCHPTRIYQPQIKEKTGWKTVSWEKALQIVKDRTRSFIERNEVHQLGALVSPNTSVEDLYLFQKWFRGLGSANIDHRVRWQDFRDQENFAVFPNLGISIAEIEEMDAILLVGSNIRFEQPLLSHRINKAHAKKASVLAINPMDFPFIFTLKEKMIVSLMELPNALAQVAKMVGNNIPTILEEVRPEKKAKIIAEVLKNSKKSVILLGEHALRHKNSSAIRALAQFIGRQSGANVGFLTEGANSAGAWLVGAIPHRGPAGRRLTTVGLDAKKMLMEHRLKAYFILNLELELDCSYPLAAIRALRDAELVVSLTTFTNAKMKDYSDIILPIAPFSESEGTFVNVEGRMQLFSAAGVPEKNAQTGWKVFRVLGNCFELPGFGYKKIQDVRHEISQIIPELSWDEEKTVCTEEKNRSFFALNSECVLKLQKKNSVLTRLAPWPMVRTDNLVRRSNPLQKTLKNQMFSSSIGLNYKTASRLGFKAGDQISAIQDQHCITLPLVIEDRLANNTVFLASGLNQTAGFGRAESEIILKRSK, from the coding sequence ATGTTCGAAATCGAGATAGACAATAAGAAAATAACGGTAGAGAAAAAAGTTTCTATTATCGAAGCTGCGGATAGAATAGGTATTTATATACCAAGTTTCTGTTATCACAAAAAATTGTCTATAGCAGCCAACTGCAGAATGTGTTTAGTCGAAGTTCAAGGAATCGTAAAACTACTGCCTGCGTGCGCAACTCTGGTTACTCCTGGAATGAAAGTGCTTACCAAATCCCAAAAGGTTATAGAAGCTCAGAGATTTGTGATGGAATTTCTGTTGATAAATCATCCATTGGATTGTCCGATCTGTGATCAAGGAGGTGAGTGTGAGTTGCAAGATTTGTCGATGGGTTTTGGTCGGTCGCGTTCCGATTACGTAGAACAAAAAAGGACTGTTTTTAGTGAAGATATTGGTCCATTAATTAAAACTGAAATCACTCGTTGTATTCAATGTACTCGTTGTGTTCGGTTCGGAGAAGAAATTGCTGGGCTTCCTGAATTTGGAGTGATTAATCGTGGTGAAAAATCTGTAATATCAGCTTATATCAAGTACTTGATACAATCAGAACTATCCGGAAATGTTATTGATATTTGCCCCGTAGGGGCATTAACGGACAAACCGGCACAATATCGTGGTCGGGGTTGGGAATTTTGTGAAATTCCTACTATAGCGCCGCATGATTGTGTGGGGGGCAACATTTTCTTGCACAGTCGGTGTAAGGAATTTTCTCCTCAACATGAAATTGTACGTTCTGTTCCTCGAGAAAACGAAATGGTAAACGAAACGTGGATGAGTGATCGGGATCGTTTTAGTCATTTTGGACTTTGTCATCCCACACGTATTTATCAACCCCAAATAAAGGAAAAAACAGGATGGAAAACAGTTTCTTGGGAGAAAGCTTTACAAATTGTTAAAGATCGTACCCGATCTTTTATTGAGAGAAACGAAGTGCATCAATTAGGAGCACTTGTATCGCCCAATACTTCAGTAGAAGATCTTTACTTGTTTCAAAAATGGTTTCGAGGATTAGGAAGCGCCAATATTGACCATAGAGTGCGTTGGCAAGATTTTCGTGATCAAGAGAATTTTGCAGTTTTTCCTAACTTAGGGATTTCTATTGCTGAAATTGAAGAGATGGACGCCATTTTGTTAGTAGGATCCAATATCCGTTTTGAGCAACCTTTACTCAGTCATCGAATTAATAAAGCTCATGCCAAAAAAGCTTCGGTATTAGCTATTAATCCTATGGACTTCCCATTTATCTTTACTCTTAAGGAAAAAATGATTGTGTCACTTATGGAATTGCCGAATGCCTTAGCTCAAGTTGCCAAAATGGTAGGAAACAATATCCCTACAATTTTAGAAGAGGTTCGCCCAGAAAAAAAAGCAAAAATTATTGCAGAAGTTTTAAAAAATTCCAAAAAATCCGTAATCTTACTGGGAGAACACGCATTACGTCATAAAAATTCGTCTGCCATCAGAGCTCTTGCTCAATTCATCGGACGGCAAAGTGGAGCAAATGTAGGTTTCCTTACCGAAGGAGCAAATAGTGCTGGAGCTTGGTTAGTTGGTGCAATACCGCATCGAGGACCTGCAGGCAGACGACTGACTACAGTAGGACTGGATGCGAAAAAGATGCTAATGGAACACCGATTAAAAGCTTATTTTATACTAAATTTAGAACTTGAATTGGATTGTTCTTATCCTTTAGCAGCTATTCGCGCATTAAGAGATGCTGAACTTGTTGTGTCCTTGACTACATTTACCAATGCAAAAATGAAAGATTATTCGGATATTATATTGCCTATAGCGCCTTTTTCTGAATCGGAAGGAACGTTTGTGAATGTTGAAGGTCGTATGCAGTTATTTTCGGCGGCAGGCGTGCCTGAAAAGAATGCACAAACTGGATGGAAGGTATTTAGAGTACTTGGAAATTGCTTTGAGTTGCCGGGATTCGGCTATAAAAAAATTCAAGACGTACGTCATGAAATTTCCCAAATTATCCCAGAGCTTTCGTGGGATGAAGAGAAGACAGTCTGTACAGAAGAAAAAAATCGTTCATTTTTTGCATTGAATTCTGAATGTGTTTTAAAATTGCAGAAAAAAAATTCTGTGCTGACGCGTTTAGCGCCATGGCCTATGGTCCGAACGGATAATTTGGTACGCCGTTCCAATCCATTGCAAAAAACTTTGAAAAATCAGATGTTTTCTTCTTCTATAGGACTCAATTATAAGACCGCTTCTCGATTAGGATTTAAAGCAGGAGATCAAATTTCTGCGATACAAGACCAACATTGCATTACTCTGCCTTTGGTGATAGAAGATCGATTAGCAAATAATACGGTATTTTTAGCATCGGGATTGAATCAAACAGCGGGTTTTGGTCGAGCGGAATCGGAAATTATTCTAAAGAGAAGCAAATAG
- the nuoH gene encoding NADH-quinone oxidoreductase subunit NuoH, with product MSNQWVFLALVVVKIFIVLVPLMLVTTFLTFAERKIIGYMQSRVGPNRVGFLGFAQPIADSIKLLSKEIIIPTASNRYLYVSAPILSLVPTLVSWAIVPFSKKWVLADVNAGLLFLFSVTSLEVYGVVIAGWASNSKYAFFGALRAAAQMISYEIPMSFVLVGVLTIAGTMNLREIVFRQSGGMWHWFWLPLLPLFAVYWVTAVAATNRAPFDVAEGESEIVAGFHVECSGIIFALFFLVEYINMILMGGITTIMFLGGWLSPFQGIPILSTFFSWVPEIVWFALKSSIFIFIYFWIRATFPRYRYDQIMRLCWKVLIPVALVWVIVLGFLVRF from the coding sequence GTGTCGAATCAGTGGGTTTTCTTGGCTTTGGTAGTCGTCAAAATTTTCATTGTTTTAGTTCCATTAATGCTTGTAACTACCTTTTTGACGTTCGCTGAGCGAAAGATTATTGGATATATGCAATCTCGAGTAGGACCAAATCGTGTGGGATTTCTGGGGTTTGCACAGCCTATTGCAGATTCGATTAAATTGCTTTCTAAAGAAATTATTATTCCCACCGCTTCAAATCGGTATCTTTATGTTAGTGCCCCGATTTTATCATTGGTACCTACTCTGGTTTCTTGGGCAATCGTTCCATTTTCTAAGAAATGGGTATTGGCCGATGTAAATGCGGGTCTGTTGTTTTTATTTTCTGTAACTTCTCTAGAAGTTTATGGGGTTGTAATTGCTGGTTGGGCGTCGAATTCTAAGTACGCCTTTTTTGGGGCGCTGCGTGCAGCAGCGCAGATGATTTCCTATGAAATTCCAATGAGTTTTGTTCTCGTTGGTGTTCTCACCATAGCGGGAACTATGAATTTGCGAGAAATTGTTTTTCGGCAGTCTGGAGGAATGTGGCATTGGTTTTGGTTACCATTGCTACCGTTGTTTGCGGTCTATTGGGTAACAGCCGTAGCGGCAACAAATCGCGCTCCTTTTGATGTGGCAGAAGGAGAATCTGAAATTGTCGCAGGTTTTCATGTGGAATGTTCTGGAATTATTTTTGCGCTTTTCTTTTTAGTGGAATATATCAACATGATCTTAATGGGAGGAATTACAACCATTATGTTTCTAGGTGGTTGGTTGTCTCCTTTCCAGGGAATTCCAATTCTTAGCACTTTTTTTTCTTGGGTACCTGAAATAGTGTGGTTTGCGCTAAAATCTTCTATTTTTATTTTTATTTATTTTTGGATACGAGCAACATTTCCGAGATATCGATATGATCAAATTATGCGTTTGTGTTGGAAAGTTTTGATACCTGTAGCATTGGTATGGGTAATTGTATTGGGATTTTTAGTAAGGTTCTAG
- the nuoI gene encoding NADH-quinone oxidoreductase subunit NuoI, with protein MERFKRKIIKIIKNFTFSELVKGLVLTFRYFCKKKITLHYPEEEVPRSFRFRGMLALRRYANGEERCIACKLCEAVCPALAITIESAPRIGDGSRKTTVYNVDIFKCIYCGFCEESCPVDAIVLTTEMHYSIKNRGENILTKEKLLMIGDIYEKEITRNLKRDQKYK; from the coding sequence GTGGAACGTTTTAAAAGAAAAATCATTAAAATTATTAAAAATTTTACATTTTCAGAGCTTGTAAAAGGGCTTGTTTTAACTTTTCGTTATTTTTGTAAGAAAAAGATAACTCTTCACTATCCCGAAGAAGAAGTTCCCAGATCATTTCGTTTTCGTGGTATGCTGGCTTTACGGCGTTACGCAAACGGAGAGGAACGTTGCATTGCTTGTAAGTTATGTGAAGCGGTATGCCCTGCTTTGGCTATTACTATCGAATCAGCTCCCCGAATAGGGGATGGTTCTCGAAAGACAACGGTTTACAATGTCGATATATTTAAATGTATTTACTGTGGATTTTGTGAAGAATCATGTCCTGTTGATGCTATTGTATTAACGACAGAGATGCACTATAGCATCAAGAATCGTGGAGAAAATATTTTGACCAAGGAAAAATTGCTGATGATTGGAGATATATATGAAAAGGAAATTACGAGAAATCTTAAAAGGGATCAAAAATACAAGTAG
- a CDS encoding NADH-quinone oxidoreductase subunit J has translation MYGFVFFVFSIVLVSAAVMVVALQNTVYAVFFLILVFFSSAVLWIMMQSEFLALVLIFIYVGAIMTLFLFVVMSLNTAFFGEQKRFTRFLSPSAISILLLISIMAVLINSHRFGMNIVSLHCASSDFSSVRVVGNLLYTSYLYPLEISAIVLLVATIAAVTLVLYRSDNIKMQRVSEQLQVTKSDRLQIIKDGIKTDINK, from the coding sequence ATGTATGGATTCGTATTCTTTGTTTTTTCAATTGTTCTAGTTTCTGCTGCGGTGATGGTGGTTGCGTTGCAGAACACGGTATACGCTGTATTTTTTCTCATACTCGTATTTTTTTCTAGTGCTGTTCTGTGGATAATGATGCAATCCGAATTTTTGGCTTTAGTGCTAATTTTCATTTATGTCGGTGCAATTATGACCTTGTTTTTATTTGTTGTAATGTCTTTAAATACCGCATTTTTCGGAGAGCAGAAAAGATTTACCAGATTTTTATCTCCCAGTGCAATTTCGATACTATTATTAATTTCTATAATGGCGGTTTTGATAAATTCTCACCGTTTTGGAATGAATATAGTTTCACTGCATTGCGCGTCCAGTGATTTTAGTAGTGTTAGGGTTGTAGGAAATCTTCTTTACACCAGTTATCTCTATCCTCTGGAAATTTCTGCTATTGTATTGCTCGTCGCTACCATTGCAGCAGTTACACTGGTATTGTACAGATCTGACAACATCAAAATGCAGCGAGTTTCTGAGCAATTACAGGTCACAAAATCGGACCGACTGCAAATAATCAAAGACGGAATAAAGACAGATATAAATAAATAA